In the genome of Nitrospiria bacterium, one region contains:
- a CDS encoding NADH-quinone oxidoreductase subunit C has product MVDLNEAVRNIQATFGAKIRSVDHVRGIPVLSVEKTDLPSVANHLHYGPALRGTLSLQWAVDLRPRLAAYRIYYLFTLSGGPWLILMTELSGQDRLFPSITPRIHAAKWYEREIRDMFGLIPQGHPDLRRLVRHEHWPKGTHPLKKDFGWNHVMGRQDGEYHFRQIEGEGVFEVPVGPIHAGIIEPGHFRFSVAGEPIMQLEVRHFWKHRGVEKLFENLGWTEGVALSEKVSGDTSFGHSLCYCQAVESLFGIEIPPRAKYLRSLFLELERLHNHIGDVGAICNDAAYSLALAHCGRMKERIMQLNDHLSGSRFLRGVNRIGGLSIDLSPDRLNTVVRQVNTVEEDFTELSRIIFHNASLTDRLETTGVLKERTARDHGVMGVVGRASSIDRDVRRDRPFAAYGQLTFKVPSYRYGDVRARMRVRIDEVHETFSLIRQTLENLPAGPISTAMPSSPPPGDWALSAVEGWRGEILYFVMAGDDGKIHRCKVRDPSFVIWPAIQFAVLGNIIPDFPLINKSFNLSYAGTDL; this is encoded by the coding sequence ATGGTGGATTTGAACGAAGCTGTTCGGAATATCCAGGCCACGTTTGGAGCCAAGATCCGGAGTGTGGATCATGTGCGGGGAATTCCGGTCCTGAGTGTGGAGAAGACGGATCTCCCTTCGGTTGCAAATCATCTCCATTACGGCCCCGCTCTCCGTGGAACGCTCTCTTTGCAATGGGCCGTGGACTTGAGGCCCCGGCTTGCCGCGTACCGCATCTATTATCTGTTTACACTCAGCGGGGGGCCGTGGCTTATTTTAATGACGGAACTTTCGGGGCAAGACCGATTGTTTCCCTCCATCACCCCTCGGATCCATGCGGCCAAATGGTATGAACGGGAAATACGGGATATGTTCGGTCTGATTCCGCAAGGGCACCCGGACCTCCGCAGGCTGGTTCGGCATGAGCATTGGCCGAAGGGAACCCACCCTCTGAAAAAAGATTTTGGCTGGAACCATGTCATGGGCCGGCAGGACGGAGAGTATCATTTTCGGCAAATCGAAGGGGAGGGCGTGTTTGAGGTGCCGGTCGGCCCGATTCATGCGGGAATCATCGAGCCGGGTCATTTCCGGTTTTCGGTGGCCGGCGAGCCCATCATGCAATTGGAGGTCCGCCACTTCTGGAAACATCGGGGGGTCGAAAAACTCTTTGAGAACCTGGGATGGACGGAAGGGGTTGCGCTGTCTGAAAAAGTTTCGGGCGACACCTCCTTCGGCCACAGCCTTTGCTATTGTCAGGCGGTCGAGTCACTATTCGGGATCGAGATTCCGCCGCGGGCAAAGTATCTTCGCAGTCTGTTTTTGGAGCTGGAGCGGCTGCATAATCATATCGGCGACGTCGGCGCGATTTGCAACGACGCGGCCTACTCACTGGCCCTGGCCCACTGCGGCCGGATGAAAGAGCGGATCATGCAGCTCAACGACCATCTCAGCGGCAGCCGTTTTCTTCGCGGGGTCAATCGAATCGGCGGGCTGTCGATCGACCTGTCGCCGGATCGATTGAACACCGTGGTGCGGCAGGTGAACACCGTCGAAGAAGACTTCACCGAGCTGTCCCGGATCATATTTCATAATGCCTCGCTCACCGATCGTCTGGAGACGACCGGGGTTCTGAAAGAGCGCACCGCCCGGGACCATGGGGTTATGGGTGTGGTCGGCCGGGCCTCCAGCATCGACCGGGACGTCCGCCGGGACCGTCCCTTCGCGGCCTATGGCCAGTTGACCTTCAAGGTTCCGAGTTATCGTTACGGCGATGTCCGGGCACGGATGCGCGTGCGAATCGATGAGGTTCACGAGACGTTCAGTTTGATTCGGCAGACACTCGAAAACCTTCCGGCCGGGCCGATCTCGACCGCCATGCCATCGTCACCGCCTCCGGGCGACTGGGCCCTTTCGGCGGTTGAAGGATGGCGGGGCGAAATTCTATATTTCGTAATGGCCGGGGACGACGGTAAAATACACCGGTGCAAGGTGCGGGACCCATCGTTTGTGATCTGGCCGGCGATCCAGTTCGCCGTGTTGGGGAATATAATCCCGGATTTTCCGTTGATCAATAAGAGCTTCAATCTCTCTTACGCGGGGACGGATTTGTAA
- a CDS encoding zinc-binding dehydrogenase: MSLLFDFLDRQKIKPMIAGRIPLIEAARAHALLERGEGAGKLVLICNA; encoded by the coding sequence ATGTCCCTGCTGTTCGATTTTCTGGATCGGCAAAAAATCAAGCCCATGATTGCCGGGCGCATCCCGTTGATTGAGGCTGCCCGCGCGCACGCGCTTCTTGAAAGGGGAGAGGGGGCGGGTAAACTGGTCCTTATTTGTAATGCGTAG
- a CDS encoding ATP-binding protein gives MKMKTLLSWSSGKDSAWALHLLRQRDDLEVVGLFTTVNAEFERVAMHAVRLELLKRQAEAVGLPLETLDIPYPCSNHQYESVMKDFVDASKERGVRCMAFGDLFLRDIRSYREDKLKDTGITPIFPLWEIPTDRLARQMISEGLRAYLTCVDPKKLPARFAGREFGPGLLDELPESVDPCGEYGEFHTFAVDGPMFKKAVEVRVGDVVERDGFVFADLRHREAR, from the coding sequence ATGAAAATGAAAACTCTATTAAGCTGGAGCAGCGGGAAGGACAGCGCCTGGGCGCTTCATCTTCTCCGACAGCGGGACGATCTCGAGGTCGTCGGGCTTTTTACAACGGTGAATGCCGAGTTTGAGCGCGTGGCGATGCATGCGGTCCGTCTGGAGCTCCTCAAGCGACAGGCCGAGGCGGTCGGGCTCCCGCTTGAGACCTTGGACATTCCCTATCCCTGCAGCAATCACCAGTACGAATCCGTCATGAAGGATTTTGTCGATGCCTCAAAAGAAAGAGGCGTCCGCTGCATGGCCTTCGGCGATCTTTTCCTCCGGGATATCCGGTCTTACCGGGAGGATAAACTGAAGGACACCGGAATCACGCCGATTTTTCCGCTTTGGGAAATTCCTACCGATCGCCTCGCGCGTCAAATGATCTCGGAAGGACTGCGCGCCTACCTGACTTGCGTCGATCCCAAAAAATTGCCGGCCCGCTTTGCCGGCCGCGAGTTCGGGCCGGGGCTTCTGGACGAGCTTCCGGAATCCGTCGATCCTTGCGGAGAATACGGCGAGTTTCACACCTTCGCCGTGGACGGCCCGATGTTCAAAAAGGCGGTTGAGGTTCGTGTCGGCGACGTCGTGGAGCGCGACGGCTTCGTCTTTGCCGATCTTCGTCATCGGGAGGCGCGCTGA
- a CDS encoding glutaredoxin domain-containing protein yields the protein MSTVQIYTTKFCGSCVRAKRLLEQEGIRYEEIDISDTPEVREDLVEKTGEWTVPQIFVDGKYIGQDDELYDLIRNGGLK from the coding sequence GTGTCGACCGTTCAGATTTACACAACAAAATTTTGCGGTTCCTGCGTCCGGGCCAAGCGCTTGCTCGAGCAGGAAGGGATCCGCTACGAGGAGATCGACATCTCGGATACCCCCGAGGTCCGGGAGGATCTGGTTGAAAAGACCGGGGAGTGGACCGTCCCCCAGATCTTTGTGGACGGAAAATACATCGGTCAGGACGATGAGCTGTACGATCTGATTCGAAACGGCGGATTAAAGTGA
- the pyrE gene encoding orotate phosphoribosyltransferase, whose amino-acid sequence MDKQERVNFRQRLLTKLRGSFVYNTEAIFTLSSGRKSHFYIDCKKVTLDFEGAFLVGQLILDAISDLEVDAIGGMTLGADPIATSVSVLSYGEPRAIPAFIIRKEPKPFDQSEGPMAYIEGHLPPGARVVVVDDVLTAGRATERTINVLKGAGCTVVKVIALIDRKEGGRQHLEDLGYTVDSLFTVEDLLKA is encoded by the coding sequence ATGGATAAACAGGAACGGGTCAACTTCCGCCAGCGTCTATTGACAAAACTCCGCGGCTCGTTCGTTTACAACACCGAAGCGATCTTCACGCTTTCCTCCGGAAGAAAAAGCCACTTCTACATCGACTGCAAAAAGGTCACGCTCGATTTCGAGGGGGCCTTTCTGGTGGGGCAGTTGATCCTGGACGCCATCTCGGACCTGGAAGTGGACGCAATCGGGGGAATGACGCTCGGGGCCGATCCGATCGCCACTTCGGTTTCGGTTCTGAGTTACGGAGAGCCCCGTGCGATTCCGGCCTTCATCATACGGAAGGAACCCAAGCCCTTCGACCAGTCGGAGGGTCCCATGGCCTACATCGAAGGGCATCTTCCCCCGGGGGCGCGCGTCGTGGTGGTGGACGATGTCCTCACCGCCGGTCGGGCCACCGAGCGGACGATCAACGTCTTAAAAGGGGCCGGGTGCACGGTCGTGAAGGTCATCGCCCTGATCGATCGAAAGGAAGGCGGGCGTCAACACCTGGAGGACCTGGGTTATACCGTCGATAGCCTCTTCACGGTCGAGGATTTATTGAAGGCATGA
- a CDS encoding prolyl oligopeptidase family serine peptidase has protein sequence MRRSGQWGIAICIAASAAMNACQNIPSRHEAEPSPGLLKQVSAYLRADDQEAERLWPGLSKEPVSELEAALRSVLETSFQNTAPTGMQPGRSIRVGDDSMRYGLYVPAAYDPSRSYPLILCLHGAGFDGDTYLNRWQPRLGEDYLLACPTMEEAEWWTRQGEALVLAVLSDVSRTYHVDPDRVFLTGMSNGGIGTYLIGLNHPDRFAALVPMAGAFPAALFPLLDNAKNTPFYIIHGSKDQVMPVQYSRDVAAYLKRSDSPVVYREHDRVHPMAGGHYFPKEELPDLLAWLKTQRRAAEPRELSVVRDRDHPGRDAWVRIDEIDPAAASFWASEHQPEESRRLQRGAYARLKARVSGNTIFVTAENVIQYSILLPADFVDWNRPVLVFTNGRVSFEQLLRPDSRSLLEEARRRPDPRQTVLSRIKIRVSP, from the coding sequence ATGCGTCGATCGGGCCAATGGGGAATCGCCATCTGCATCGCGGCATCGGCCGCGATGAACGCCTGCCAAAACATTCCGTCGCGCCATGAGGCCGAACCCTCGCCCGGGCTTCTTAAACAGGTGTCGGCTTACCTCCGGGCCGACGATCAGGAAGCGGAGCGCCTTTGGCCCGGCCTTTCCAAGGAACCCGTTTCCGAACTGGAAGCGGCCCTCCGGAGCGTTCTGGAAACTTCCTTTCAAAATACCGCCCCGACCGGGATGCAGCCCGGCCGATCGATCCGCGTGGGCGACGATTCGATGCGCTACGGACTTTACGTCCCCGCCGCCTACGACCCTTCCCGGTCCTACCCGCTCATCCTCTGTCTGCACGGGGCCGGCTTTGACGGAGACACGTATCTGAACCGTTGGCAACCCCGGTTGGGCGAAGACTATCTGCTGGCCTGTCCCACAATGGAGGAGGCCGAGTGGTGGACGCGTCAGGGAGAAGCCCTGGTCCTGGCGGTGCTGTCCGACGTATCGCGCACGTATCACGTGGACCCCGATCGGGTCTTTCTCACCGGCATGTCGAACGGCGGCATCGGAACCTATCTGATCGGTCTGAACCATCCGGACCGCTTCGCCGCGCTGGTCCCCATGGCCGGCGCGTTTCCCGCCGCGTTGTTCCCGCTTCTCGATAATGCGAAAAACACACCCTTCTACATCATCCACGGATCGAAGGACCAGGTGATGCCGGTCCAGTACAGCCGGGACGTGGCGGCGTACCTGAAGCGAAGCGATTCCCCCGTGGTCTACCGCGAGCACGACCGCGTTCATCCGATGGCCGGCGGCCATTACTTTCCGAAGGAAGAGCTTCCGGACCTTCTGGCCTGGCTGAAGACTCAACGGCGGGCCGCGGAACCCCGCGAACTGTCGGTGGTCCGCGACCGGGATCATCCCGGCCGGGACGCCTGGGTCCGAATCGACGAAATCGATCCCGCGGCCGCTTCCTTCTGGGCCTCGGAACATCAACCGGAGGAGAGTCGGCGGCTCCAACGCGGCGCCTATGCCAGGCTCAAAGCCCGGGTGTCCGGGAACACCATCTTTGTGACCGCCGAGAACGTAATTCAATACAGCATTCTGCTTCCCGCGGATTTCGTGGACTGGAACAGGCCCGTACTGGTCTTCACCAACGGCCGGGTCAGTTTCGAGCAGCTGTTGCGGCCCGACAGCCGATCCTTGCTGGAAGAAGCCCGCCGCAGGCCCGACCCTCGCCAGACCGTCCTTTCAAGGATCAAAATCCGGGTCTCGCCCTAA
- a CDS encoding hydrogenase 4 subunit F: MDLALIGLVTAPLVSAIFSLVMKSQRSMERLQCIHAAVLIAAMGAVVTNAGGDSEFVSGVLRADALSAFLDLMLAFVGVTGLLYALGYMGEELVRGHLSFQRYGWFFCFFNLYLFAMLLAANLDNIALMWIAIEGSTLSAALLINFERTKTALEAGWKYIILSFVGIALALFGTVLVYYASEHVLGVRMEALQWSELYRVASDLNPTALELAFIFIVIGYGTKAGIAPMHTWLPDAHAEAPAPVSALLSGLMLNLAMYAILRMKSIVDPAVGPNFTGPILLGLGLLSIATAAIFMLIQRDYKRLFAYSSIEHIGIVLVGFGAGGPVGVFGGLFHMINHSLAKSAAFYAAGGVWLRYGHRNIEGVTGLLRRMPLVGGAMLLAALALAGLPPFGLFVSEILIVTGVYVEQPWIAYTFLGLLAVAFAALVYQVFRMVLGEPKEAGIVMTPGGGRFAAVSLIAHLMAMGYIGIHMPGFLRDLFIPMTRIFRAGGDFP, translated from the coding sequence ATGGATCTGGCCCTGATCGGTCTGGTCACCGCTCCGTTGGTCTCCGCTATCTTTAGCCTGGTCATGAAAAGTCAAAGGTCAATGGAGCGGCTGCAGTGTATCCACGCCGCCGTTTTGATTGCAGCGATGGGCGCGGTCGTGACGAACGCGGGCGGGGATTCCGAATTTGTCTCGGGAGTTCTGCGCGCAGACGCACTGAGCGCGTTTCTGGATCTCATGCTGGCTTTCGTCGGGGTCACCGGCCTGCTCTACGCACTGGGGTACATGGGGGAAGAGCTGGTTCGCGGGCACCTGTCGTTTCAACGCTACGGATGGTTTTTCTGTTTTTTCAATCTCTACCTGTTTGCGATGCTCCTGGCGGCCAATCTGGACAATATCGCCCTCATGTGGATTGCGATCGAAGGGTCGACCCTCTCGGCGGCTCTTCTGATCAACTTCGAGAGAACCAAGACGGCGTTGGAGGCGGGGTGGAAGTACATCATCCTCAGCTTCGTCGGGATCGCGCTGGCCTTGTTCGGCACCGTCCTGGTCTACTATGCGTCCGAGCATGTACTGGGGGTACGGATGGAGGCTCTGCAGTGGAGTGAATTGTACCGCGTCGCATCGGATCTGAACCCGACCGCGCTGGAGCTGGCCTTCATTTTTATTGTGATCGGATACGGCACCAAGGCCGGGATTGCACCCATGCATACCTGGCTTCCGGACGCGCATGCCGAGGCCCCCGCGCCGGTGAGCGCACTGCTGTCCGGCCTGATGCTGAATCTGGCCATGTATGCGATTCTCCGCATGAAGAGCATCGTGGACCCGGCCGTCGGCCCGAACTTCACCGGCCCCATCCTGTTGGGTCTCGGTTTGCTGTCCATCGCCACGGCCGCGATCTTTATGCTGATCCAGCGCGATTACAAGCGGCTCTTTGCCTATTCCAGCATCGAGCATATCGGGATCGTCCTGGTGGGTTTCGGGGCGGGCGGTCCGGTCGGGGTGTTCGGCGGGTTATTCCATATGATCAACCACTCGCTGGCCAAGTCCGCGGCATTTTATGCGGCCGGCGGGGTGTGGCTTCGGTACGGACACAGGAATATTGAGGGTGTGACCGGTCTTTTGCGGCGGATGCCCTTGGTCGGCGGAGCGATGCTTCTGGCCGCGCTCGCGTTGGCCGGATTGCCGCCGTTCGGCCTGTTCGTCAGCGAAATACTGATCGTCACCGGGGTATATGTCGAACAACCGTGGATCGCCTACACGTTCCTTGGACTTCTTGCCGTTGCGTTTGCCGCGCTGGTGTACCAGGTCTTTCGGATGGTTCTCGGTGAACCGAAAGAGGCGGGTATTGTGATGACGCCCGGCGGCGGCCGCTTCGCCGCCGTCTCGCTCATCGCCCATCTGATGGCCATGGGCTATATCGGGATCCATATGCCCGGATTTCTGCGCGATCTTTTCATCCCGATGACACGGATCTTTCGGGCGGGCGGGGATTTTCCATGA
- a CDS encoding polymer-forming cytoskeletal protein produces MFGNGNGNGNGSGTGAQKDSADMTIYMGKNMEFKGTLSFEGTGRIDGKVEGKILAKGTLLLGEGSAVSTEIEGDTVIVGGNVEGKITGRQKVQLLKTAVVNADISTPSLSIEEGCQFNGNSKMLGGANATPAVKLSEKKDPRSAAWREENVPVATHYK; encoded by the coding sequence ATGTTCGGAAACGGAAATGGGAACGGAAATGGGAGCGGAACCGGCGCACAAAAAGATTCGGCGGACATGACGATTTATATGGGCAAGAACATGGAGTTCAAAGGGACTCTCAGTTTCGAAGGGACCGGCCGGATCGATGGAAAAGTGGAAGGGAAGATATTAGCCAAGGGAACCTTGTTGCTGGGGGAGGGCTCGGCCGTTTCAACCGAGATCGAAGGGGATACGGTAATCGTCGGAGGAAACGTGGAAGGGAAAATTACGGGTCGTCAAAAAGTGCAACTCCTCAAGACCGCGGTCGTGAACGCCGACATCTCCACGCCTTCCCTGTCCATCGAAGAAGGCTGTCAATTTAACGGGAACTCCAAAATGCTGGGCGGCGCGAATGCCACCCCCGCGGTCAAACTTTCGGAAAAGAAAGACCCCCGTTCCGCCGCCTGGCGGGAAGAGAACGTTCCCGTCGCTACGCATTACAAATAA
- a CDS encoding VIT1/CCC1 transporter family protein has product MITTQAQHDPRLARDLILDELFDLTLYQSLRKISGRDLQPMLDELIAIETQHLAFWQKFFNSAVSGLDFPRRFRLRLIVLACRLFGATAVHMVLEAIEIYGVRKYLSVWEQYKDGPLGAAVRGILEDEFKHEDEIVSRMAERKINPDRIRNIFLGFNDGLVEIIGAVSGFFAALGAGTLVLIAGLTTAVAGSLSMAAGAYVAVNSENEVRRTERGRARFLTKGGESEEPEDSSIRSAIIVGGSYFAGAAIPILPVLFGAKTAMVPVFSGGVAAILVSMILAFLSGMDVRKRIMMNLAMVAGAVGITYGIGLLVRAVFGVPV; this is encoded by the coding sequence ATGATAACGACCCAAGCGCAGCATGATCCCCGCCTGGCCCGCGACCTGATCCTGGACGAGCTGTTCGATCTGACGCTCTACCAATCGCTGCGTAAGATTTCGGGGCGCGATCTTCAACCGATGCTGGACGAGCTGATCGCGATCGAGACCCAGCATCTCGCGTTCTGGCAGAAATTTTTCAACAGTGCCGTGTCCGGCCTCGATTTTCCCCGCCGGTTCCGGCTACGGCTGATTGTCCTGGCCTGCAGGTTGTTCGGCGCCACCGCGGTGCATATGGTTCTTGAAGCGATCGAGATATACGGGGTCCGCAAGTACCTGTCCGTCTGGGAACAATACAAGGACGGACCGCTGGGCGCCGCGGTGCGGGGAATTCTGGAAGACGAATTCAAACATGAGGATGAGATCGTCAGCCGGATGGCGGAGCGGAAGATCAACCCGGACCGCATCCGGAACATTTTCCTGGGGTTCAACGACGGGCTGGTCGAGATTATCGGGGCGGTGAGCGGATTCTTTGCCGCTCTGGGCGCCGGGACCCTGGTGCTGATCGCCGGGTTGACCACGGCCGTTGCGGGGTCCTTATCCATGGCGGCGGGCGCTTATGTGGCCGTCAACTCCGAAAACGAAGTGCGACGGACGGAACGGGGCAGGGCGCGATTTCTCACCAAGGGCGGGGAATCGGAGGAGCCGGAGGATTCCTCGATCCGGTCGGCCATAATCGTCGGGGGCAGCTATTTCGCCGGCGCGGCCATTCCGATTCTGCCGGTGCTGTTCGGGGCGAAGACCGCAATGGTCCCGGTATTTTCCGGCGGGGTCGCGGCCATACTGGTCTCGATGATCCTTGCGTTCCTGTCCGGAATGGACGTCCGGAAGCGCATCATGATGAATCTGGCCATGGTCGCCGGCGCCGTGGGGATCACCTACGGGATCGGACTCCTCGTCCGAGCCGTTTTTGGAGTCCCCGTGTAA
- a CDS encoding NADH-quinone oxidoreductase subunit B family protein codes for MFRIIRKSLKTEKATGRYPAPTKPGPEVSEAVRNKASVFGRSLTIREVDTGSCNGCEMEMNALMNPVYDAERFGIHIAASPRHADALVVTGPVTVNMERALKDVHAATPDPKLVIALGDCACDCGMFKGSYAVTGPVERHIPVDVKISGCPPRPSEILDALLKIQGRKT; via the coding sequence ATGTTTAGAATCATCAGAAAAAGTTTGAAGACCGAAAAGGCGACCGGACGTTATCCGGCGCCGACTAAACCCGGTCCGGAAGTCTCGGAGGCGGTTCGGAACAAGGCCTCGGTGTTCGGTCGCTCTCTTACGATTCGTGAAGTGGACACGGGTTCCTGCAACGGCTGCGAGATGGAGATGAACGCGCTGATGAACCCCGTTTATGACGCCGAGCGCTTCGGGATCCATATCGCGGCCTCGCCCCGCCATGCCGATGCGCTCGTGGTGACCGGTCCCGTCACGGTGAATATGGAAAGGGCCCTGAAGGATGTCCATGCCGCGACGCCGGATCCCAAGTTGGTGATCGCGTTGGGGGACTGCGCGTGCGATTGCGGGATGTTCAAGGGAAGTTATGCCGTGACCGGTCCCGTCGAGCGGCATATCCCGGTCGATGTCAAGATTTCCGGTTGTCCGCCCCGCCCCTCCGAGATCCTCGACGCCTTGCTGAAGATTCAGGGGCGTAAGACATAA
- a CDS encoding hydrogenase 4 subunit F translates to MIEVALLLITPLIAGFVSLGLRHIKLLHGINLATMLLLSGAEAAVMLHVLREGEIQAFRNLILIDALSAFILLIITVIGLISSLYAWSYFEHYRTQGDVTPTRMSRYFFLFHMFMFAMILATLANNLGILWVAVEATTLATTFLINFFKRKTSLEAGWKYLILCSVGIALALFGTVLMYMSSVRALGEINATLNLTDLVRVAAQLDPHVVKLAFVFILVGYGTKIGLVPMHAWLPDAYSEAPAPVVAMLAGVLETVAVYAVLRSKMVVDLAVSPGYAGNLLTGFGFLSFGVSALFILVQRDYKRLFAYSSIEHMGIAAIGFGVGGVLGTFGALFHLLNHALAKSLAFFAAGDLQIRFGTREIGEVRGLFKAQPLTAAALITAALALVGMPPLSMFVSEFSVLTSLTTQVYASDTIHIGRFMTVMVADEVRNLGLILSFLAVAAVAFGGFTYRVVGMVWGDPPERLKRGESWGLGQVAFVVGMGALLAMGITMPESLKRLMNLSVTTIMVR, encoded by the coding sequence ATGATCGAGGTGGCCCTCCTGTTAATCACCCCGCTTATCGCGGGTTTTGTCAGTCTCGGGCTGCGGCATATCAAATTATTGCACGGGATCAATCTCGCGACGATGCTTCTTCTGAGCGGCGCCGAGGCTGCGGTGATGTTGCATGTCCTGCGCGAAGGGGAGATTCAGGCCTTCCGGAACTTGATTCTGATCGATGCGCTTTCGGCCTTCATTCTTTTGATCATCACCGTGATCGGCCTCATCAGTTCGCTTTATGCCTGGTCGTATTTCGAGCATTATCGAACGCAGGGGGATGTGACCCCGACCCGGATGAGCCGGTACTTTTTCTTGTTTCACATGTTCATGTTCGCGATGATCCTGGCCACGCTTGCGAACAATCTCGGGATTCTTTGGGTGGCGGTCGAGGCGACGACGCTGGCCACGACCTTCCTGATCAATTTCTTCAAACGGAAAACGTCGCTCGAGGCCGGCTGGAAGTACCTCATCCTCTGTTCGGTCGGAATCGCGCTTGCGCTGTTCGGGACGGTCCTGATGTATATGTCCTCCGTCCGGGCCCTCGGGGAGATCAACGCGACGCTGAACCTCACCGACCTGGTGCGGGTTGCGGCGCAGCTCGACCCTCACGTGGTGAAGCTGGCCTTCGTATTCATCCTGGTGGGTTACGGCACAAAGATCGGTCTGGTGCCGATGCATGCGTGGCTTCCGGATGCCTACAGCGAAGCCCCGGCTCCGGTGGTCGCGATGCTGGCGGGTGTTCTTGAAACCGTCGCGGTCTATGCCGTTCTGCGCAGCAAAATGGTGGTCGATCTGGCGGTCTCGCCGGGGTATGCCGGAAATCTCCTGACGGGGTTCGGTTTCCTGTCCTTCGGAGTCTCCGCGCTTTTCATCCTCGTGCAGCGCGATTATAAGCGATTGTTCGCCTATTCAAGCATCGAGCATATGGGTATCGCGGCGATCGGATTCGGGGTCGGCGGGGTCCTGGGAACCTTCGGGGCGCTCTTCCATCTTCTCAACCATGCCCTGGCCAAATCTCTGGCCTTTTTTGCCGCCGGCGATCTCCAGATCCGGTTCGGCACACGCGAGATCGGGGAGGTCCGCGGATTGTTCAAGGCCCAGCCGCTGACGGCCGCGGCCCTGATCACGGCGGCGCTCGCGCTGGTCGGGATGCCGCCGCTGTCCATGTTCGTGAGCGAGTTTTCGGTCCTGACTTCTCTTACGACACAGGTCTACGCCAGCGACACCATCCACATCGGGCGGTTTATGACGGTGATGGTGGCCGATGAAGTCCGCAACCTCGGGCTGATCCTCTCTTTTCTGGCTGTCGCGGCGGTTGCGTTTGGAGGATTCACCTATCGTGTCGTGGGGATGGTCTGGGGGGACCCGCCCGAGCGTTTGAAGCGGGGTGAATCGTGGGGACTCGGACAGGTTGCTTTTGTCGTGGGCATGGGGGCGCTGCTCGCTATGGGGATCACGATGCCGGAATCCTTGAAGCGCTTGATGAACCTTTCGGTGACGACGATTATGGTGAGGTGA
- a CDS encoding NUDIX hydrolase, with the protein MSLEETLLRTKTVYNGKYVKAEERIVRLPDGREAVREIVRPPDAVGVLPIAEDGTVHLVRQYRQAIGRVILEIPAGIINPGESKEETGRRECEEETGVRPAKMEWLFQYYHSVGFSTGTIEIYLGRELSEASSHLPDDGEFIERVRMPFDDLYRLAVDGQIVDSKTLLAVLWYQHRIRKV; encoded by the coding sequence ATGTCCCTCGAGGAAACCTTGCTCCGTACGAAAACGGTTTATAACGGAAAATACGTCAAGGCCGAGGAACGAATCGTCCGGCTTCCCGACGGACGGGAGGCGGTGCGGGAGATCGTGCGGCCGCCCGATGCGGTCGGGGTGCTGCCGATCGCCGAGGACGGCACGGTCCATCTGGTCCGCCAGTACCGTCAGGCGATCGGGAGGGTGATCCTCGAGATCCCGGCCGGGATCATCAATCCCGGAGAGTCCAAGGAAGAGACCGGGCGACGGGAATGCGAGGAGGAGACCGGCGTTCGACCGGCCAAGATGGAATGGCTCTTCCAGTATTATCACTCGGTCGGATTCTCAACCGGGACCATCGAAATTTATCTCGGGAGGGAGCTCTCGGAAGCGTCGTCCCATCTTCCGGATGACGGCGAGTTTATCGAGCGGGTGCGCATGCCGTTTGACGACCTGTACCGCCTGGCCGTGGACGGCCAGATTGTGGACAGCAAGACCTTGTTGGCCGTTTTGTGGTATCAGCACCGCATCAGGAAAGTCTGA